One window from the genome of Pseudomonadota bacterium encodes:
- a CDS encoding HAMP domain-containing protein — translation MMSIRTKLLFLIFFCFIVSIVTLNYFHLKACESPFNRRHLSILSALAASKAKQITSRIEHDCDCIALVASRTKLRQCQVEFLSGSPEREAKRAYMKKILGDALPSVKILEHLYTTDLAGRVITSTDNNAKDADFSNVIHQGKKVNDFFLGDFFLKNHQLMYTIAAPMANPFNKTENQTIGFLVAQVKATALLDILRDYTGLGESGETLLAVRQEDSLSFISPSRHRQTEPLELQIPADSKHVAIPMQRALAGENVFVTAPDYRGVEVLAACRFLPVGNWGLVAKIDAEEAFAGIRSLNATMTFSSVAILLCSITIIGVFISLLIRPLSTLLDGIQTIKTGSLDHRIPVTTQDELGQLITAFNGLLDHLQKVTASRELLDQEVEERKQLADNLLSEHQQLKAAQSQILQQEKMASIGQLAAGVAHEINNPMGFILSNLNTLNKYSARLLEFLAAQQEKLNELTGPSREATAKSEKLDTLRKSLKIEAVTGDINNLIAESIEGGERVKQIVQNLKSFAHIDEEEHKEADINQCLESTLNIVWNELKYKCTVNKEYGEIPPIMCNPGQLGQVFVNLLVNAAQSIEKQGEITIATHSVGDWIIIEISDTGCGIPPEKLSRIFEPFFTTKEVGKGTGLGLSIAYDIITKHHGEIVVESEIGQGTSFTIRLPIEGKES, via the coding sequence ATGATGAGCATTCGCACCAAACTCCTCTTTCTCATTTTTTTCTGCTTTATTGTCTCCATTGTAACACTCAATTATTTCCACCTGAAGGCCTGCGAATCCCCATTTAATCGCAGGCATCTTTCCATATTAAGCGCCCTCGCCGCCTCCAAGGCGAAGCAGATCACCTCCCGGATTGAGCACGACTGCGATTGTATCGCACTGGTCGCGTCCCGGACAAAACTGCGGCAATGCCAGGTGGAATTTCTCTCCGGATCTCCCGAACGTGAAGCCAAACGGGCGTACATGAAAAAGATACTGGGTGACGCCCTGCCGTCGGTGAAGATTCTGGAGCATCTCTACACCACCGATCTTGCAGGCAGGGTCATCACCTCGACCGACAACAATGCAAAAGACGCTGACTTTTCCAATGTTATCCACCAGGGGAAAAAAGTGAATGATTTTTTCCTGGGCGATTTTTTCCTGAAAAACCATCAGCTCATGTATACCATTGCCGCGCCCATGGCAAACCCGTTTAACAAAACCGAAAACCAGACCATCGGCTTTCTCGTGGCCCAGGTGAAAGCCACGGCGCTCTTGGATATTCTCAGAGATTATACCGGCCTGGGAGAAAGCGGAGAAACCCTTCTCGCGGTACGACAGGAAGACAGCCTTTCTTTCATCTCACCATCCCGCCACCGACAAACCGAACCTCTTGAGCTTCAAATCCCCGCAGACAGCAAACATGTCGCAATACCGATGCAGCGGGCACTTGCCGGAGAAAATGTATTTGTCACCGCACCCGACTATCGAGGTGTGGAAGTCCTGGCGGCCTGCCGCTTTCTCCCGGTCGGCAACTGGGGGCTTGTTGCAAAAATTGATGCCGAGGAAGCTTTTGCCGGCATCCGTAGCCTGAATGCCACAATGACTTTCAGCAGCGTTGCTATTCTCCTCTGCTCCATCACTATCATCGGCGTCTTTATCAGTCTGCTGATCCGCCCCTTATCCACACTGCTCGACGGCATACAAACCATCAAAACCGGCTCGCTTGACCATCGGATTCCGGTGACCACCCAAGATGAGCTTGGACAACTGATCACCGCCTTTAACGGGCTGCTTGACCATTTACAGAAAGTTACTGCATCACGGGAACTTCTCGATCAGGAGGTCGAAGAACGAAAACAGCTGGCCGACAATCTCCTCTCCGAGCACCAACAATTGAAAGCGGCCCAGTCGCAGATCCTGCAGCAGGAGAAAATGGCCTCCATCGGCCAGCTTGCCGCAGGCGTTGCCCACGAGATCAACAACCCCATGGGTTTTATTCTCAGCAATCTGAATACTTTAAATAAATATTCGGCGCGGCTCCTTGAGTTCCTGGCCGCCCAGCAGGAAAAGCTAAACGAACTGACAGGCCCATCCAGAGAGGCAACTGCAAAATCAGAAAAACTCGACACACTCCGCAAATCCTTGAAGATCGAGGCGGTGACCGGCGACATTAACAATCTGATCGCCGAATCCATCGAAGGGGGTGAACGGGTCAAGCAGATCGTCCAGAATCTCAAAAGTTTTGCCCATATTGACGAGGAAGAGCATAAGGAAGCTGATATCAACCAGTGTCTGGAATCCACCCTTAATATTGTCTGGAATGAACTCAAATACAAATGCACAGTGAACAAGGAATACGGCGAAATTCCCCCGATTATGTGCAACCCGGGCCAGTTGGGCCAGGTATTCGTAAACCTTCTGGTCAACGCGGCCCAGTCCATCGAAAAACAGGGCGAAATCACCATTGCGACTCACTCGGTCGGTGACTGGATAATCATTGAAATCTCCGACACCGGCTGCGGTATCCCGCCGGAAAAACTCTCCCGGATCTTTGAACCTTTTTTTACCACCAAGGAAGTGGGCAAAGGAACCGGACTTGGCCTATCGATCGCCTATGACATTATCACCAAACACCACGGCGAGATCGTTGTCGAAAGCGAGATCGGCCAGGGCACAAGCTTCACGATCCGCCTGCCGATAGAGGGAAAGGAATCATGA
- a CDS encoding phosphate/phosphite/phosphonate ABC transporter substrate-binding protein, which translates to MSENVKNLPFSNELTGSTRNVLLAVALGKVDAGATLSPSFEREPEDIRAQLRTILETEEIPSHPLSAHPRISEAIGAMIKQAVLDIAATPENAGLMRQIRLPAPTAADYVSDYKSLENVNVKHLSNWGE; encoded by the coding sequence TTGTCTGAAAATGTAAAAAATCTTCCTTTCTCCAACGAGCTTACGGGCTCGACCCGCAACGTACTGCTTGCCGTAGCCCTGGGAAAAGTCGACGCTGGCGCGACGCTCAGCCCTTCGTTCGAAAGGGAGCCAGAGGATATCCGGGCCCAGCTCCGCACTATTTTGGAAACGGAAGAAATACCCTCCCACCCCCTCTCGGCCCATCCCCGGATTTCGGAGGCGATAGGAGCCATGATCAAGCAAGCTGTTCTGGATATTGCCGCAACACCTGAAAACGCCGGGCTCATGAGGCAAATCCGATTGCCGGCTCCGACAGCAGCGGATTACGTGAGTGATTACAAATCACTGGAAAATGTGAATGTGAAACACTTGTCAAACTGGGGTGAATGA
- a CDS encoding transporter substrate-binding domain-containing protein: MNKPLLNFVSAFLATAFFLAPNAAMASVGDTVYKVAVDRNYAPYEFVDVDGEIKGFTPDLLQAIGKSTGVTFRLVPMDWPEAVASLADGRIDLINMIRTPKRQEQYEFSEPHSYIKQGIFRNISYHDITDLSSLAGHRVALQKDDISLEMLAGRIDFKRTIVHNKTEGFLLLNAGKVDAFLAAEQAGLRLIREYDLANVEPAAVDLFPRDYCFAARMGNKHLIDLLNGGLKHLKTSGSYNEIIETWFTLKPPDHSWLVHHWHKVAGFIGVISALLICFIVWSVMLRKAVDQRTHAVRKSRDTLNEAQRIARLGSWEWDIESDTLHWSDEAFRIFGIDPEKFTADFKAFIEAVHPDDRLRVRNDVEKAIRDGIAEWTIDYRILLPGNELHYLHEEARSVFSPDGRVVKRVGTVQDVTEQRELEDSLRRINRKLTAISNCNQILMKAEEEQTLLDEVCRIICEEAGYRLAWVGFAEHDAEKSIKPVAWDGFDSDYVAEAKLSWSPETEKGQGPAGMVIRSGTTIQVQDFKTDPRLKPWRESALSHGYRSGMALPLKDERGVTFGALLIYSAEPYTATPEEITLMQELAGDLAFGITVQRNRAKQREAERALRENQKLLLEAQHMAHIGNWWHDLVTGEIFWSEEFFRILGIKPQKPTPALAAELFHPDDRPILDKAMQESATGKMKHEQDFRIIRPDGEVRWIHNHWIRVNDENGMEIKRVGTHQDITERKLAEEEIRQHLDRQKTLLDLYRTMTEAPVREILSFVVDRCVNLTGSTIGFIGLISDDDSYMEAQIWSETAMVNCPLDTPARFPLEDAGLWAEPVRKRGTIIVNDYSEPHPAKKGCPDGHLELVRFMGVPLVDKDRVVAVAAVANRQEAYVETDLDQMSLFLEGMWVLIKRKRAEEDLRTLNDQLDARVKERTAELSTMNAELERMNKLFVGREQKMMELKNKIKELEEEKA; the protein is encoded by the coding sequence ATGAACAAGCCCCTCCTCAATTTTGTTTCAGCCTTTCTGGCAACCGCTTTTTTCCTTGCCCCCAATGCTGCAATGGCCAGCGTTGGCGATACCGTATACAAGGTGGCGGTCGACCGGAACTACGCGCCGTACGAGTTCGTCGATGTCGATGGTGAAATCAAGGGCTTCACGCCGGATCTCCTGCAGGCGATCGGCAAATCAACCGGGGTCACTTTCCGGCTCGTTCCGATGGACTGGCCCGAGGCAGTCGCTTCACTTGCCGACGGACGGATCGACCTGATCAACATGATCAGAACCCCGAAACGTCAGGAGCAGTACGAATTCTCCGAACCGCACAGCTACATCAAGCAGGGAATCTTCCGAAACATCTCCTATCATGACATCACCGATCTATCTTCGCTGGCAGGCCATCGGGTCGCATTGCAGAAGGATGACATCTCCCTTGAAATGCTTGCTGGACGCATCGATTTCAAGCGCACGATCGTCCATAACAAGACGGAAGGATTCCTTCTCTTGAACGCCGGCAAGGTTGACGCCTTTCTGGCCGCCGAACAGGCCGGGCTTCGCCTGATCAGGGAATACGATCTGGCCAATGTGGAACCGGCGGCAGTGGACCTGTTCCCCAGAGATTACTGCTTTGCTGCCCGTATGGGAAATAAGCATTTGATCGATCTTCTGAACGGCGGCCTGAAACACCTCAAAACATCCGGCAGCTACAATGAAATAATCGAGACATGGTTCACTCTTAAACCACCCGACCATAGTTGGCTTGTCCATCACTGGCACAAGGTGGCGGGATTTATCGGGGTAATATCAGCACTTCTGATCTGTTTCATCGTCTGGAGTGTGATGCTGCGGAAAGCTGTCGACCAGCGGACCCACGCAGTGCGCAAAAGCAGGGACACCCTGAACGAGGCCCAGCGGATCGCCCGGCTCGGCAGTTGGGAATGGGACATCGAATCCGACACCCTGCATTGGTCGGACGAAGCATTCCGCATCTTCGGGATCGACCCCGAAAAATTTACCGCCGATTTCAAGGCTTTTATCGAGGCCGTTCATCCCGATGACCGACTGCGTGTCCGGAATGATGTTGAAAAGGCGATCCGCGACGGAATAGCTGAATGGACCATCGATTATCGGATCCTCCTGCCCGGAAATGAGCTGCATTATCTCCATGAGGAAGCCAGATCGGTCTTCTCACCGGACGGCCGGGTGGTGAAAAGAGTCGGCACGGTGCAGGATGTCACAGAGCAAAGAGAACTGGAGGATTCCCTGCGTCGAATCAACCGCAAGCTCACGGCGATCAGCAACTGCAACCAGATCCTAATGAAGGCCGAGGAAGAACAGACCCTGCTTGACGAGGTCTGCCGGATCATCTGTGAGGAGGCCGGCTATCGTCTGGCCTGGGTGGGATTTGCCGAGCATGATGCGGAAAAAAGCATCAAACCGGTGGCCTGGGACGGTTTTGATTCCGACTATGTGGCCGAAGCCAAGCTTTCCTGGTCCCCAGAAACGGAAAAGGGGCAAGGCCCCGCCGGGATGGTGATCCGAAGCGGGACGACCATCCAGGTCCAGGATTTCAAAACCGACCCTCGCCTGAAACCCTGGCGGGAAAGCGCCCTCTCCCACGGCTACAGATCCGGAATGGCCCTCCCCCTCAAGGATGAAAGAGGGGTAACCTTCGGCGCACTCCTCATCTATTCCGCCGAGCCGTATACCGCCACCCCGGAAGAAATCACTCTCATGCAAGAGCTGGCCGGCGATCTCGCCTTCGGGATCACCGTGCAGCGCAATCGTGCGAAACAACGCGAGGCAGAAAGGGCCTTGCGGGAAAACCAGAAGCTGTTGCTCGAAGCCCAGCACATGGCCCATATCGGCAACTGGTGGCACGATCTGGTGACCGGCGAAATATTCTGGTCCGAAGAATTTTTCCGGATCCTCGGTATCAAACCGCAAAAACCGACCCCGGCACTTGCCGCAGAACTGTTTCATCCCGACGACCGGCCGATTCTGGACAAGGCCATGCAAGAGTCGGCGACCGGCAAAATGAAACATGAACAGGACTTCCGGATCATCCGCCCGGATGGTGAAGTTCGCTGGATCCATAATCACTGGATCAGGGTAAACGATGAAAACGGGATGGAGATAAAACGTGTCGGGACACACCAGGATATCACCGAGCGTAAACTGGCGGAAGAAGAGATTCGGCAGCATCTTGACCGGCAAAAGACCCTTCTGGACTTGTACCGAACAATGACCGAAGCGCCGGTACGGGAAATTCTCTCATTCGTCGTCGACCGGTGCGTCAACCTGACCGGAAGCACCATCGGCTTCATCGGACTGATCAGCGACGACGACAGTTACATGGAGGCCCAGATCTGGTCGGAAACCGCCATGGTGAATTGCCCCCTCGACACTCCGGCCCGCTTTCCGCTTGAGGATGCCGGCCTCTGGGCAGAGCCGGTGCGGAAGCGCGGGACAATCATCGTCAATGACTATAGCGAACCGCACCCGGCCAAGAAAGGCTGTCCCGATGGGCATCTTGAACTTGTCCGCTTCATGGGTGTTCCATTGGTTGACAAGGATCGGGTGGTTGCCGTGGCGGCTGTTGCCAACCGCCAGGAAGCGTATGTCGAAACAGACCTCGACCAGATGTCACTTTTCCTAGAAGGCATGTGGGTACTCATCAAGCGGAAACGGGCCGAAGAAGACCTCCGCACCCTTAATGATCAACTGGATGCACGAGTAAAGGAACGAACGGCTGAACTTTCGACCATGAATGCGGAGCTGGAACGGATGAACAAGCTTTTCGTCGGTCGCGAACAGAAAATGATGGAGTTGAAGAACAAGATTAAGGAACTGGAGGAGGAGAAAGCATAA
- a CDS encoding response regulator — MKKVLVIEDNPDNLELISCALKRSGYEILAAISGEEGLEVAIRERPYFIIMDIDLPGMNGFETTKKIRSSSTSRDIPIIAVTSYAMRGDRKNIIDSGCTGYFEKPIDPLTIVDEIHKILQEAGT; from the coding sequence ATGAAAAAGGTACTGGTGATTGAAGACAATCCGGACAATCTGGAGCTGATTTCCTGCGCCCTCAAACGCTCGGGGTACGAGATACTCGCCGCGATATCAGGGGAAGAAGGCCTGGAAGTCGCCATCCGGGAAAGGCCGTACTTTATTATCATGGATATCGACCTGCCGGGCATGAACGGTTTCGAGACGACGAAAAAAATCAGAAGTTCATCGACAAGCCGCGACATACCGATCATCGCCGTCACTTCATATGCCATGCGAGGTGACCGAAAGAATATCATCGACAGCGGTTGCACCGGTTATTTCGAAAAACCGATCGACCCGTTGACCATTGTGGACGAGATCCATAAAATCCTTCAAGAGGCTGGCACATGA
- a CDS encoding PAS domain S-box protein, giving the protein MPIVPRRLSSRLILLVSFILLSTGITSGWMMAGKQAKMLADSMRRNAALMAENLAERCAYHMVLNDYAGLEGILVQATDKADIKRLRVSEPNGFVLGDVMNGPDGKPQRGSPGVINPPPPSFTPDSMIEGNELVVRQPISAGAPLGWLEVTFDLSSIQSIEMEARKYTILFSLLWVGLSACLLLIMLRPLVRSIGELTDFARRLDQRKGERISISQQQTEEITELAVSLNDVSLKLLSSERQMLEDRELLLRSEKKYRSLIAMVGTAIVVHDGNGLILESNPRAQELLGLSADQLLGREVIDPDWCFLREDGAILPVDEYPVSKVLASRQPLRDYVIGLSTPGHDHISWVLANAEPEYNDNGDVRQVIVSFMDITERMFAEQVRLNNLRLFETLDLVNRAIQGSESLEQMMSDVLDEVLSVFDCDRAFLMFPCDPEAKTWSVPMERNKPDYPGVLNRGIEIPMDPEVAGTLRILLNADGPVKFGPGTPHKLPADVSEQFGFKCFMSLAVHPKIGKPWQFGIHQCSHAREWTAEEEQLFLEIGRRLTDGLTSMLINRNLKESEARFSTLVNQAADGFFLHDLEGQILEINQTACKSLGYTREELLQMNVAEVDAEFISHDHVRNFWSKLSVNHPVTLEGVHKRKDGTTFPVEVRLGLLQFEDRRVILGLARDITERKSAEVQMLRSAQRLHLHMEQSPLGYLEWDENFRAVEWNAACEQIFGYSREEAIGHHARDLILPEAAHDLEDGIFRNLINREDGRHSINENVTRDGRTIICEWFNTTLVDKDDKAIGVASICNDITEQKRMEIELAGYREHLEEQVKERTTELETKSLQLQDSRHALINLVEDLNQKTEELEAANAKLQELDRLKSMFIASMSHELRTPLNSIIGFSTIVLDEWFGPLNTEQKEKLATVLRAGRHLLVLINDVIDISKIEAGTIDPLVEDFELEALVKEAVEYVKTDIENKKLHLEIKMKNCRLHTDRRRLFQCLLNLLSNAVKFTEDGEIQVNAGLVVPEDRNRVRIEVRDTGIGIAPEDQARLFTPFFRIESPLGPQAKGTGLGLYLVRKICHDILHGDVGVKSEPGKGSLFFLTVPLSGETKGETDEKGTGD; this is encoded by the coding sequence ATGCCCATTGTACCCCGTCGCCTCTCTTCGCGACTGATTCTTCTGGTCTCCTTCATCCTGCTGTCCACCGGAATAACCTCCGGCTGGATGATGGCGGGGAAGCAGGCGAAAATGCTCGCCGACTCCATGCGCCGCAACGCCGCGCTCATGGCCGAGAACCTGGCAGAGCGCTGCGCTTACCACATGGTGCTGAACGACTATGCGGGGCTGGAAGGAATTCTGGTGCAGGCAACGGATAAAGCGGACATAAAGCGGCTCCGGGTTTCAGAACCGAACGGGTTCGTGCTCGGCGACGTGATGAACGGCCCCGATGGAAAACCGCAGCGCGGCAGCCCGGGCGTAATCAATCCTCCTCCACCCTCATTTACCCCGGATTCTATGATCGAAGGCAATGAACTCGTCGTCCGGCAGCCGATCTCTGCCGGCGCCCCCCTGGGTTGGCTCGAAGTGACTTTTGATCTTTCCTCCATTCAGTCCATTGAAATGGAGGCCCGGAAATACACTATACTTTTCTCTCTGCTCTGGGTTGGATTAAGCGCTTGCCTGCTTCTCATCATGCTGCGTCCTCTGGTTCGATCCATCGGAGAACTTACCGATTTTGCCAGGCGTCTTGACCAACGAAAAGGGGAACGGATCTCGATAAGTCAACAGCAAACAGAGGAAATCACCGAACTGGCCGTGTCATTAAACGATGTTTCTCTGAAGCTGCTCTCCTCTGAGAGGCAGATGCTTGAGGACCGGGAGCTATTGCTCAGGAGCGAAAAAAAATACCGGTCTCTCATTGCCATGGTGGGGACAGCCATTGTGGTCCATGACGGCAACGGTCTTATCCTGGAGAGCAATCCCAGGGCCCAGGAATTGCTCGGCCTTTCTGCGGATCAGCTCCTGGGCAGGGAGGTAATTGATCCCGATTGGTGTTTCCTCCGTGAAGACGGCGCCATCTTGCCGGTTGACGAGTACCCGGTCAGCAAGGTTCTTGCCTCTCGTCAACCGCTTCGCGATTACGTGATCGGATTAAGTACTCCGGGGCACGATCACATCTCCTGGGTATTGGCGAATGCCGAGCCGGAGTACAACGACAACGGAGATGTCCGCCAGGTTATTGTTTCCTTTATGGATATCACCGAGCGTATGTTCGCGGAGCAGGTGCGGCTGAACAACCTCCGTCTTTTCGAAACCCTGGATCTGGTCAACCGGGCTATCCAGGGTTCGGAAAGTCTTGAACAGATGATGAGCGATGTTCTTGATGAGGTGCTTTCAGTCTTTGATTGTGACCGTGCGTTTCTGATGTTCCCTTGCGACCCCGAAGCGAAGACATGGTCCGTGCCCATGGAGCGCAACAAACCGGACTATCCCGGCGTCCTGAACCGGGGAATTGAGATCCCGATGGATCCGGAGGTTGCCGGAACCCTCCGTATTCTTTTAAATGCTGACGGACCGGTGAAATTCGGACCGGGGACCCCGCACAAGTTACCGGCAGACGTATCGGAACAGTTCGGTTTTAAATGCTTCATGTCCTTGGCTGTCCATCCTAAGATCGGCAAACCCTGGCAGTTCGGCATCCACCAGTGTTCGCATGCTAGGGAGTGGACAGCGGAAGAGGAACAGCTCTTTCTGGAAATCGGCAGACGGCTGACGGACGGCCTGACCAGCATGCTGATAAACCGGAACCTGAAAGAAAGTGAAGCACGCTTCAGCACCTTGGTCAACCAGGCTGCCGATGGGTTTTTTCTCCACGATTTGGAAGGACAAATCCTTGAGATCAATCAAACGGCCTGCAAAAGTCTCGGCTACACCCGGGAAGAGCTCTTGCAGATGAACGTCGCCGAGGTGGATGCCGAATTTATCAGCCATGATCATGTAAGAAATTTCTGGAGCAAATTGTCCGTCAACCATCCGGTGACCCTCGAAGGGGTGCATAAAAGAAAAGACGGAACAACGTTTCCGGTCGAGGTTCGTCTTGGCCTTCTGCAATTTGAAGACCGCCGGGTCATTCTTGGTTTGGCCCGTGATATTACCGAACGAAAGTCAGCCGAGGTACAAATGCTCCGCTCGGCCCAGCGGTTGCATCTGCATATGGAACAGTCTCCGCTCGGGTATCTGGAATGGGATGAAAATTTCCGCGCGGTCGAATGGAATGCCGCCTGTGAGCAGATATTCGGCTACTCCAGAGAAGAGGCTATTGGCCACCATGCCAGGGATTTGATCCTGCCGGAAGCGGCCCACGATCTCGAGGACGGGATTTTCCGGAATCTGATAAATCGGGAAGACGGGCGGCACAGCATCAACGAGAACGTCACCAGGGATGGCCGCACCATCATCTGTGAGTGGTTCAATACAACCCTGGTCGACAAGGATGATAAAGCCATTGGCGTCGCTTCAATCTGCAACGATATCACCGAGCAAAAACGGATGGAGATCGAACTTGCCGGATACCGGGAACATCTCGAGGAGCAGGTGAAGGAACGCACGACCGAACTGGAGACGAAAAGCTTGCAGCTGCAGGACAGCCGACATGCCCTGATTAACCTGGTGGAAGATCTCAACCAGAAAACCGAAGAACTGGAAGCCGCCAATGCCAAGTTGCAGGAACTCGACCGCCTGAAGTCGATGTTCATCGCCTCCATGAGCCATGAATTGCGCACCCCTTTGAACTCAATCATTGGCTTTTCAACCATCGTGCTGGACGAATGGTTCGGCCCCTTGAATACCGAACAGAAAGAAAAGCTGGCCACTGTGCTTCGGGCCGGTCGTCATTTGCTGGTGCTGATCAACGACGTGATCGATATCTCGAAGATTGAGGCGGGAACCATCGACCCCCTTGTTGAAGACTTCGAGCTTGAGGCGCTGGTTAAAGAGGCAGTGGAATATGTAAAAACCGACATTGAGAACAAGAAGCTTCATCTTGAGATCAAAATGAAAAACTGCCGTCTCCATACCGACCGACGGCGATTATTCCAATGCTTGCTCAATCTGCTCTCAAATGCCGTTAAATTCACCGAGGACGGAGAAATCCAGGTGAATGCCGGCCTTGTTGTCCCTGAAGATCGTAACCGGGTGCGGATCGAGGTCCGTGACACCGGGATAGGAATTGCCCCCGAGGATCAGGCGAGACTTTTTACCCCTTTTTTCCGAATTGAATCCCCCTTGGGGCCTCAGGCGAAAGGGACCGGTCTCGGGCTTTATCTTGTACGGAAGATCTGCCACGACATCCTGCACGGGGATGTCGGAGTCAAAAGCGAACCGGGAAAAGGCAGCCTGTTTTTTCTGACTGTTCCGCTCAGTGGAGAAACAAAGGGAGAAACGGATGAAAAAGGTACTGGTGATTGA
- a CDS encoding phosphate/phosphite/phosphonate ABC transporter substrate-binding protein, which yields MKYFEKKFCLLLILLLLIALPLREAAATNREKYTIGVIPTWDPVVTHTQWIPFVEKLAKKTGLSFKLKIYETMADFERDIVSPTGPDFIFANSLQAVVAHEAQGYLPLVKGSASIRAVLFVRKDSPVHTVEELAGKRIAFVGDKNL from the coding sequence ATGAAGTATTTCGAAAAGAAATTCTGTCTTCTGCTCATTCTACTCCTGCTGATAGCTTTGCCCTTGCGAGAGGCGGCTGCAACGAACAGAGAAAAATACACCATCGGCGTCATCCCCACCTGGGATCCGGTGGTGACCCATACCCAATGGATCCCGTTCGTGGAAAAGCTGGCAAAGAAAACCGGGCTTTCATTCAAACTGAAAATCTATGAAACAATGGCCGACTTTGAACGGGACATCGTTTCGCCGACCGGGCCGGATTTCATTTTTGCCAACTCCCTCCAAGCGGTGGTAGCCCACGAGGCACAAGGCTACCTTCCCCTGGTGAAAGGCAGCGCTTCCATCCGGGCAGTACTCTTCGTCCGCAAAGATTCGCCCGTGCACACGGTCGAAGAGCTGGCCGGAAAACGAATCGCCTTTGTCGGCGATAAAAACCTCTGA
- a CDS encoding glycosyltransferase, whose product MAFDIEYDLNICLTVRKWDASCVDFLKCVYQTEGSLAFQVIVVDQAAPTRPAEIPARFPELVLFDNNGAAATPTALNNGLRLAHGRYAALWDTEIRPDPACFEKLIRFMDMNPDAGICGPKIIAENRSAIPSSGQFPPLLPMLLNCRMPSQQPINLDNIPREVDWLNAKAMIVRREVFTDTGLLDEGFTCAMFDLDLCRRAKKHGWHLWHFPDATASIGCPQNMDSGNKLHGGDVLRLFLKKYFLPAETN is encoded by the coding sequence ATGGCTTTCGACATTGAATATGACCTGAATATCTGCCTCACGGTCAGAAAGTGGGACGCTTCCTGCGTTGATTTCCTGAAGTGTGTGTATCAGACTGAAGGTTCCCTTGCCTTTCAGGTCATCGTCGTCGACCAGGCAGCACCAACCCGGCCGGCTGAAATCCCGGCAAGGTTTCCGGAACTTGTCCTTTTTGATAATAATGGTGCAGCCGCCACCCCAACCGCTCTGAACAACGGTCTTAGACTCGCCCATGGAAGGTATGCCGCACTCTGGGATACGGAGATCCGTCCTGACCCGGCATGCTTTGAAAAGCTGATCCGTTTTATGGACATGAATCCCGATGCGGGAATTTGCGGCCCGAAGATCATTGCAGAAAATCGTTCTGCAATCCCTTCTTCCGGACAGTTCCCTCCTCTGTTGCCCATGCTCCTGAATTGCCGAATGCCGAGCCAACAACCGATCAATCTCGACAATATTCCCCGCGAAGTTGACTGGTTGAACGCAAAAGCCATGATTGTCCGGCGTGAAGTGTTTACCGACACCGGACTCCTTGATGAGGGATTTACTTGCGCCATGTTTGATCTCGACCTCTGCCGCCGGGCGAAAAAACACGGCTGGCATCTCTGGCATTTTCCGGATGCGACCGCATCAATCGGTTGCCCGCAAAATATGGATTCCGGAAACAAGCTGCATGGGGGAGATGTCCTGAGGCTGTTTCTGAAAAAATATTTCCTGCCTGCCGAAACGAATTGA